A segment of the Entomomonas moraniae genome:
TATTCAGCAAATCGTGGCTGAAATAGGGGCACAAAAAGACCAAATTATTAAAAAGAATAAAAAAATTCGTTGGCAAGATAAACCTAAACCTCGCGTTTATTGGTTTGATGATACCCGAACAATGGGGCTGGTTAATTCATTAGTGGCTGATGATTTAGCGGATATTGAATATGAGGCAGATAAACAACAGCAAGTAAAGCAAGCGCAATTAACAGAGCATGATCTGTACCCCTTGCTTATACGTTATTTAGCTAGCGAATTAAAGTTATACAGTATGCGTATTGATGAAAAGCGTTCCAGTAACCGTTATGGCATGAATGCAAATAAGTGGTTGCATCCTGATATTGTGGCGATGGAACCTATTGCCGAAACATGGGATCAGTTGGTACGTACGTGTGTGTTAAAAGGGGACGGGCAAAGTGTTCGGCTCTGGTCATTTGAGGTTAAACGTAGCATGACCCGTGCCAATGTTCGTGAATATTTTTTCCAAGCCGTTAGTAATTCAACTTGGGCTAATGAAGGCTATCTCGTATGTACAAGTATTGCAGGTGATGGCACAGAAGATGAGTTAAGAATGCTATCTGCACTGCATGGCATTGGTGTCATTGTTTTAAATACAAAAGATTTGTCAGAGTCAGAAATTTTAATCCCTGCTCGTGCTAAAACGGATATTGATTGGCAAACAGTTAATCGCTTAGTGGTTGAAAACGGTGATATGAAAGAGTTTGTCGATTTGGTATCTAACTACTATGAAACGGGAAGACTTAGAACAAAAGATTGGAATAAATAAGAGAAGCCAATGGCTTCTCTTTTTTTATTGCTTAAGAAACGACTTTACGCTTTTTCTCTATTCTTCTATTTACAAACCAAGCCGTAAGGGTGATGGTTGAAATCACTAATAGAATAATAGAGGCAATGGCATTAATTTGTGGATCAACACCTAATCTCACTTTCGAGAAGATATAAACAGGCAATGTAGTTGAACCAGGGCCAGATAAGAAGTTGGCTAATACCACATCATCAAGTGATAACGCGAAAGACAGCATAGCCCCTGCAAAAAGAGAGGGTGCGATCATCGGTATTGTAATGAATATAAAGGTTTTCCAAGGTGGCGCACCCAAATCCATTGAGGCCTCTTCAAGTGAGCGGTCAAGCTCTCTTAAACGCGATGAAACTAAAATAGCTACATAGGCTGTACAGAATGTAACATGGGCAATCCAGATATTCATTAATCCTTTACTTGGCCAACTAAATAATTCATTAAATGCCATAAAAAGTAGTAGTAACGAGAAACCTGTGATGATTTCAGGCATGACCAAGGGTGCTGTTACCATTCCCGCGAAGATAGAACGACCGCGGAATTGATCCATTCGAGTCAGCACAAAGGCCGCTAACGTACCCAAGATAACTGCGGTGATGGATGTATAAAAAGCCACCTCAAGGGAGCGGAATAAGGCAGCAATGAGGTCAGTACTGTCGGATAAACTACGGTACCATTTGGTTGACCAACCCTCCCATACAACCACCATTTTAGAAGCGTTGAAAGAGTAAATAACCAAAATGAACATGGGGAGATAAATAAATAATAACCCTACGACCAACATGAGGTTAGTGAAGTTTAGACGACGCTTCATTATTTTGCCTCCAGTTGTTTAGATTGGTTACGGTTAAAGAGTTGAATCGGGATGATCAATAGCATCAACATGATCACGGCTAAGGCAGCTGCTCTTGGCCAATCGTTATTGCTGAAGTATTCACGGTAAATTGTTTGTCCGATTAATTGGTATTCTGAACCACCCAGTAATTCTGGGATAACAAACTCACCAATGATAGGAATAAATACTAGCATACATCCCGTAATAATACCGTTTTTAGATAAAGGTACTGTAATTTTCCAGAAAGCCACGAGGCTTTTAGTACCTAAATCAGAAGCCGCTTCTAGAAGTGATTGGTCATGCTTCACTAGGTTTGCGTATAGCGGCAAAATCATAAAGGGGAGGTAGGCATAAATAACCCCAATATAAACAGCAATATAAGTGTTCAATACTTCAATAGGGGTACTGATAATCCCAAATCCCATTAAAAACTGATTTAATAAGCCATTATTTCCATTACCTAAGATAGTCATCCATGCATAAACACGAATAAGTAGCGCTGTCCATGTTGGCATGACAATTAGGAGTAATAATATGGCTTGTGAGCTTTTGGGTGCTCGCGCAATAGCATAAGCCATGGGATAGCCAATAATTAGACAGAAGAATGTACTAAAAAAGGCTAATTCAAGTGAGTTTAAATAAGGCGTTAAATAGCTTGAGCTTTCAAAACTTTCAAATCCAAGGGGATTAGGAATTAGGTATTTGCCAATAACACAGATGAATACCAATAATGCACCAATAATTAGTTGCATTTTAGGTAGGTTAGAAATGCGTATTTTTTGTATAACAAAATCACAACTGTATTCACGTTGATTCAGTTGGAAGAAAACTGGGAAAATAACCAATGAAACGTGGCTAATAATGACGCCCAAATAGATCATAAATGAACTACTTAATGAGGCAAGTGGTTCGCTGATGATTCCTGTATGAAGCAGGAAGTTATTAATAATACCTGTAGGCGCTAGCAAATTACCTGTATAGGAGGCATAGCCATGCAAGAAAATAACTAAGATGGTTGGTAGGGCAATTAACCAAAGTAATATTTTTTGCAGTTTTTCATTGTGTAATTTGACTAAAAAACGGGCAATGAAATAGCCGAGTACAACACAAATAATCGTACTAATAACAGCCAGTTTTAACATAGACAGATAAGGTGCCAAGTAGCTCCACTCATCGTCTTGGATAATACTTAAATAGCTATAGTAATTTAAGACGATAGAGACTTGATCTTCTGTCCATAACAACATTGCATGATAAGGTGGGCTATAGTCACCCTCAGATAAGCTGATTTTTAATACAATGATAAAAGGCAGTAAAAAGAATAAAAATAGCCAAGCGAAGGGAATACCAATAACGGACCCCCTCCCGAGCTTTGTAGCAAAGGTTAGTAGTCTCGTATTCATTGTAGTACCACACCACTGTCATCTTCCCAATACAAATAAACCTGATCATCCCATGTGGGGCGTTTAACGTGACGTTCAGAGTTTGCCATAAAGGATTGTACAATCGCGCCAGAGGGAAGTTCTATGTAGTAAATAGAATGTCCGCCTAAGTAGGCGATATCGTATACTTTACCTGTTGTCCAGTTATAGTCTGGGTGCTCAATCTCAGGCTTTTGGTGGCTGATCAATATTTTTTCAGGGCGTATTGCAAAGGTTACCTTTTTATCTTCGGCACGGGTACTTAGACCATGACCAATATAAATAGGGTTGGGGAGGGTTGGGCACGTAATTGTCACATGGTTACTCATGTCATCAACAATTTCGCCTTCAAACATGTTGACGTTACCAATGAACTCACACACTAAGCGCGTTGCAGGTGTTTCATAAATATCCATCGGACTACCAATTTGCTCAATGCACCCTTGATTCATGATAGCGATACGTTGAGCCATGGTCATGGCTTCTTCTTGGTCATGGGTGACCATCACACAAGTTACGCCGACACTTTCAATAATTTCTACCAACTCTAACTGCATTTGTGAACGTAGCTTTTTATCTAATGCTCCCATCGGTTCATCAAGTAGTAGAAGTTTTGGGCGCTTGGCGAGTGAGCGAGCGAGTGCAACACGTTGCCTTTGACCACCTGATAATTGGTGTGGTTTACGGTGGGCGTATTGAGTCATGTGTACTAGTTTGAGCATCTGCTCAACACGTTCTTTGATCTGGTTCTTGGGGAGTTTGTCTTGTTTTAGACCAAAAGCTATATTTTGTTCCACGGTCATGTGTGGAAAAAGTGCATAAGATTGGAACATCATATTAATAGGACGTTCGTAAGGTGGAAGCTTGGTAATGTCTTGACCGTCAAGGAAGATACGTCCTTCTGTTGGTGTTTCAAAGCCAGCTAACATTCGCAATAATGTTGATTTCCCTGAGCCTGAACCGCCTAGTAAAGCGAAAATTTCGCCACGGTTAATCGTTAGGCTTACATTATCTACTGCGATAGTACCATCGAATGATTTAGTGACACGATCAATTTTAACCAGAGCTTCTTTAGGTGTCTGGGTTCCCGTCATGGCTTTTTTAAAAGCGCTTGATGCAACAGCCATTGATGTTAATCTCCATACAAAAGAGTAAAAATAACAACGAGTAATAAGTCTATTTAAAAACCTATTACTCGATTTTTTAGATACTAAAACGAGCGGAATTTATTTGCTTGTTTTAACTTTAGTCCAACTGTTGACCATTGTACGTTGTGTTTTCAATGGTAATAATGGGAAAGTATATATTTTCTTCATTATTTCTTCTGTTGGATAGATACCAGGATCACTTGTAATATCTTTATTGACTAAAGGTGTTGCAGCACTATTAGCATTAGGGAAGCGTATATAGTTGGTGATTTCTGCTGCAATTTCAGGTTGCATAATAAAGTTAATAAATTGATGTGCAGCCTCAGGGTTGGGTGCATCTTTAGGGATTGCCATCATATCAAAGAAGCTGGCAGCACCTTCTTTAGGAATGTTGTATTTGATATGTACCCCATTTTTGGCTTCTTCTGCGCGGTTTTTACTTTGTTGTAAATCCCCAGAGTAACCTACAGAAACGCAGATATTACCATTAGCAAGGTCTAAAATATTTTTAGATGAGTGGAAGTAAGCAACATAAGGGCGAATTTTTAAGAATAACGCTTGGGCATCTTTGATATTCTTAGTATCTGTAGCGGTAGGGTCTTCACCTAAATATTTCATTGCGGCAGGCAACATTTCTGTTGGTGAGTCTAAGAATGCAACACCACAGGATTTTAGTTTTTCCATGTTTTCAACATTGAAAACAAGATCCCATGAGTCAACAGGCGCATTATCACCTAGGACTGCTTTCACTTTATCCACATTGTAAGCAATACCAATGGTTCCCCACATATAAGGAATAGCGTATTTGTTTTCTGGATCGTTAACTTCCAGCACTTTCATTAATGTAGGGTTTAGGTTTTTCCAGTTAGGTAGTTTAGATCTATCTAAAGGTTGGTATAACCCTGCCTTGATTTGTTTTGCCAAAAAGGCATTAGAAGGCACTACAATATCATAGCCAGAGTTACCAGCGATCAGTTTGGCTTCGACAATTTCATTGTTATCAAAGACATCATAAACGACTTTTATACCCGTTTTTTTCTCGAACTTACTGATAGTATCAGGTGCAATATAATCAGACCAGTTATAAATATGTAATGTATTTTCAGCAGCAGATACGATACCTGTAGCTACTAGAGTAATAGAGGTGGCGAGAAGGGTTTTTTTGAAAAAATTCATTGTGGTTAACTCTCCAGCAAAGATAAAACAACCTACCAATTACACTTAGTATGTGTTACTAAGTAGCCTTTTAAATGCCTGAAAAACTATTTTCAATATTAATTAGTCATTATAGTTTTTATTTACCGACAACACTAGAAAATTATTTATTATGAAACATTTTAATTAGTCGTATTTTTTATACGATGAGATGGGGCTTGATCTTGTTATATTAGCGCTCAATTGCTGTGGTGAGTCCACCTGAAATAAGACTGGCTACATCAGTTAAAGCAACAAATGGATCAAGTCTTGCCGGGATTGCCATGTAGCGTATTTGCCATTCAAAATCAAATTTGTCTTTAAAGCGGTTTAGGCCATTAATGTTATACAGTAAATGACTGCGTCTAAAGATTAATGATCCTAAGCGATAAGCCATTGGGCCATTCTTATTAGGTTTTAGTTCAGTATCTGGGGTTAGTCCTAAGCTGAAGTATTTAAGACCTTCTTGTTGTAGTGAGCCAATTACACTCAATAGAAGGTATTCCATGGTGAATTTGGGAGCATTGTTTTGTATTTGTATCAAATCAATGGTGCTGATTTCTTGTGTATTGGTTTCTAGTAAATTCATGAAAGCAATAATTTCACCTTTAAAATCAATCGCAGCTATTCTGAAGTGTTGTAAATACTCTGGTGTTAATTTACCTACTAAGAAACCTCTTTGTTGTTCTTTATGACTAGAGGAGTCGATAATAGTTTTCATTTTTTCAAAAGGCAATTCACCTGCATTATAGATTTTCAGGGTTAAGTTATTATCGTTTCCTATTTGTTGTATTTCTTTAAATTCAGGCTTTGTTTCAATATCGAACTGCTTGAGGTTTAAAATGGCTTCTTTGCCTAATTTAACAATAACAAGGCCTATATCCATGTAGTCTGAAAGATCGTCAGGTTTTATTTGATAGAAAACAGGGTTTACATTGTGTAAGTCGCAATAGTCTCTAAATTGCCAAATGAGTTCAGTTGTTGTTTTTGGGTTCCCAACAGGGTCTGATAGGGCAACTAAACTACGGTCATGGCCTGCATACATGATAAAACTATCTTGTAGCGGGTGAAATAAGACATCTTTATCTTTACCGAAAACTAACGCACCATAGGGTTGATTAGACGCAGCGATAATATGTTTAGCTAACGTCAGTTGCGCGTCAGTTGGGGTGAGAATTTTAGGGGGCGAAGTGTATAGTAACCAGCTAATGATAACCAAAGCGAAGATAATGGTATTGGCAAGAAGTGCCCAGAGCCCTTTGCTTACATCATTATATAAGCCGAACTGCCACCATAACTCATTGCTATAAGGTGTGTATCGGTAAGTAAAGCAATATAGCCAAATAGAAACTGCAAGTGTGCATCCTAAAACAATGATGGTAGGCTTTGAATAGGTAGCGTCCATCAGTTTACTTTGTCGATAAAATATTTTTCGAAAGGTAATTAAGTTAACGGTTGTAAATGAAAGTAGCAATGCAATTTGCCAATCCAGCCCTTTGATTAAACTAAAGACTGTACCTGCTATTGTTAGTGCAAGTGTTATACGCCAAGCACTTGCAAGTCGTCGCCATAAACCTTGTGCAGCAATTAAGCAAAAAAAGCCTATTAAACTGGCTATTAAGTGGGCACTGTTAATCATAATATTAGGGAATATGTTGGAAAGCTCTCTTAAGTAAGAAACGCGTTCTGGAACAATTCCTGAGAAAACAAGGTAAATACCTGATATAAGCACGAGTAGTGCAATCTGTGGAGCAGCATTAGTTGATAGCTTATTAGTTTGATGACTAGCAAAATTTCGAGCTTCAATAACAAGTAAAACTAAACAGGCGATCACTAAAGGCATTACAACATAAATTAAGCGGTAAAGTAAGAGTGCTGCAAGTAATCCAGGTTGATCCAGCTGTTCTTTGAATGCGGCGAGTAGAACAACTTCGAAAACACCTAGTCCTCCTGGTACATGGCTTAGAACCCCAGCGGCGAGAGCGAGTAAGTAAACAGTTAAAAATGTGCCGAATGGGATACTGACGGAGGCAGGAAGCAAACAATAAAGTACAGTGCCTGCAGCGAGCACGTCTAAAAAAGTGATTACAAATTGTAGAAGAGTAAGGCGTAAATTGGGGACGCGTAGATTAAGGGGGCCTAAACAAAGGTATCGGCTGTCAATTGACGGGTGTTCTTTTGAGATAAATCGACTGGCAATGGCTAGAAAAATAGTATAACCAGCGATGATGGCTCCAGCAATAATGATCAATAATGTTTCGTTAATATGCAGTGCTTTAGCGGAGTAATCGATATCCGTAAATGCCATGATGGCGGCAATGGGCGGGAGTGCAACGCCTAAGGAAAGGCTAGCAAACACGGTCATTTGGATAATGGCAATGGCTGAAATATTTTTCTTGCTGTACGTACGGTAGCGTACAGAACCACCCGTTAACATAGAGAAACCCAGCGCATTTCCAATAGCAGCAGCAGATAAACCGCCTAGTGCTAGGGTAGGTAAAGAGAGTTTAGCATTGGCATAGCGGCTAGCTGACCACTCATAGCCTAAGATCATACTGTAACTGGTCATTGCCGCTAGTATTGCAATACCAATGGTAAGCCATGAAACATTGCTCAGCGCGTGGGAAAGACTCTGTCGATCAATATCTTCTACCAAATGGGCAAATGTAGTAAGGGCCAGAATGAATACAACGACAGTGAATATGATACCAAGGCGTTGCTGATTACGACGCAAAAAGGCTATCAGTCCAGTTTCTTTGTTAGGAGAAACACTGCAAGAATCGTCTGATAAATTAGTTCTTTTTAGCATAGTTTGTAGCGTTGTATTTTAACTTAAAGCCGAATTATAAGTTAATATTACAATATTCGTTAATCTTTTTCATGTAGAGACATTATAGTGAACTATGGCTTTCTTGTTAGCCATAGTTCATTATTTTCTAAATAGCCTTGATAAAGGCTAGTAACTCTTCTGTTTTTTCTGTTAGTAAACTGGAGTTATGACGACTTTCAACATTAAGACGAATGACTGGCTCTGTGTTGGATGAGCGAAGATTAAAGCGCCAATCTTCATAATTGACACCTAAACCATCGATATGCTCAATTTGCATTGCGGAAGGACTGTATTTTTTCTCGACAGCTTCAATAACCTTCTTAGCATCAGAAACGGTAAGGTTAATTTCACCAGAGGAAGGGTAGGCAGTGATCCGTTCGTTGACTAAGGCAGAGAGTGGTTTTTGTTTACGGCACATTAACTCAATGACTAATAACCAAGGAATCATGCCGCTATCGCAATAGAAGAAGTCACGGAAATAATGGTGGGCACTCATCTCTCCACCATAAATCGCATCGTGATTACGCATAGACTCTTTAATAAAGGCATGGCCTGCTTTGGTTTTAACCGCATGTCCTTGGTTTTTTTCAATAATTTCTAAGGTATTCCACGTCATTCGTGGATCTAAAATAATTTTGGCACCTTGTTCTTTTTGCAAAAAGGCTTCTGCTAGAAGGCCAACAATATAATACCCTTCAATGAATTGCCCTTGCTCATCAAATAAGAAACAGCGATCAAAATCTCCGTCCCAAGCAATCCCTGCATCTGCTTTGTGTTGCAGAACAGCATTACGTGTTACATCACGATTTTCTACTAAAATAGGGTTGGGTATTCCATTAGGGAATGTGCCATCAGGTTCAAAGTTGATTTTTATGAATTCAATGGGGGCATTAGCTGCTTTTAGTGCTTTTTCTAGCGCATCAATAACTGGGCCAGCAACCCCATTACCAGGATTGACAACCAACTTTAGCGGTTTAAGGGTTGTTAAATCAATATAAGATAATAGGTGTTTTACATAAGCTTCACGGGTATTGACTTGCTCATACTTACCTCGTTTAGATTCATCTATTGAGGGATCTTTACCATCAACCAAGTTATAGCTCAGTGTTTCTGCGAGGGCTTGTATTTCTTTAAGCCCCGTATCAGCTGAAATAGGGCGTGATTCTTCGCGAACGAATTTAAAACCATTGTAATCGATAGGGTTGTGAGAAGCTGTGACTTCTATACCGCCAGAGGTTTTAAGATAAGTTGTGGCGAAGTAAATCTCTTCTGTTCCTGTGAGCCCAAGATCAAAGACATTGACGCCTTCATCTCTTAAGCCACTAGCCAATGCGGCTTTTAAACTGCTGGATGTTGCACGAATATCACCACCTAAAACAATCGAAGTTGGTTTTAGCCACTGTGCAAAAGCACGTGCAATACGGTAGGCTATTTCTTCATTGAGTTGTGTGCCGAGTTGACCACGAATATCATAAGCTTTAAAACAAGTTAACTGACTCATCAGATGTCCTTAGCAATTCTTTTTATAAAAGTTTTCATAACAAAAGTTAGTGGCTTCAATAAAGCCTTCTGCACTTCCACAGTCAAAGCGGTGGCCTTTAAATTTATAAGCGATAACACACCCTTGTTTTGCCTGTGTTAAAAGCGCATCTGTGATTTGTATTTCCCCATTTTTACCGGGTGGTGTGTTTTCTAGTATTTTGAAAATGTCGGGAGTTAAAATATAGCGACCTATAATGGCAAGGTTTGAAGGTGCTTCTTCTGGCGAAGGCTTCTCAACCATATTAGTAACGGTATATAAGTCATCACTGATCATTTTGCCTTCGATAACACCATAGCGACTGATTTCTTCTTTAGGTACTTCCTCAACAGCCACAATAGAGCAGCGAAACTGATTGTAAAGTTTCACCATTTGGCTCAAAACGCCTTCTCCATCAATATTTATGCATAAGTCGTCAGCCAATACAACGGCGAAGGGTTCATCACCTATCAGTTGTTTACCTGTGAGTATCGCATGGCCCAACCCTTTCATTTCAATTTGGCGGGTATAAGAGAAAGTACAATGTGCGATTAAATCGCGAATACCGTCTAATAAATACTCTTTCGATGAACCTGCAATTTGTTTTTCTAATTCATAGCTAATATCAAAATGGTCTTCTAACGCTCTTTTTCCTCTACCTGTCACAATAGCCATATGCCCTAAATTGGCTTCTTTGGCTTCTTCAACTGCATATTGAATCAGAGGCTTATTAACGATAGGGAGCATTTCTTTAGGCATTGCTTTGGTAACAGGTAGAAAACGTGTACCATACCCAGCGGCAGGAAAAAGACATTTACTAATCATAACAACTCCAATATTACTTTTTTTAATATACTTAGTGCCTAATCGCGGCAGTTCTTAATCATTTGTGTGCAATTGCCATAATCGCGTACCTTCTTTTAATGCTTCCTGTTGTGGGGTGCCTAAGCCGCGTAAAGCAAGTGCTATAGTAGCAGGTATTACTAAATCTGCGTATTCATCGTGTACTTTTTTTTGCCAGACAGCCATGAAGTGTTCAGGTGTGAGTTGGCTTGGTTTTAATAACCGTTGTTCTGAAAGGGCAGGCCATGTTTCTTGCCAAGGTAAACCTTGTTGAGTACCTAATAATAGGTTAATGTTATCTGCTCTGACTTCATTTTCACCGCCTTCACCTTTAATAATGATGGAGGTATCACCTATTAATCGGCTAGTTTCTTGATGAATCGCTTGATAATTAGGGTGGAAAATACTTTGCAAACTGCAACGTGCTTGTAATGGGTTGATTAATCTGACGAGAGAGTGCACGGGTGAGCGTACACCCAATAGTGATTTTAGATCCATAATTTGTTGAAGCTTAGGGGAGAAACTTCCTAGGCTAATAAATGCAATATGCTGATCTTCTAAAGTGGTTTCTACTTCATACCAATTTTTACAATGCTTAATCGCCAACATGGATAGAAACTGTTCAGTATAAAAACGCTCTGCGGTATGCGCTCCTGCTCCATGCATAAGAATAGTTATGCCCTGAGCAGCTAATAGCTTGGCTGCCAATAAATACCAAGGGTAATGTCTTTTTTTACCGGCATAGGTTGGCCAATCAATATCGAGTGGTATGTTTGGTGTTTGTATTTTTTTGCGTACAGCATTTGCAAAGCCAGCGAGTTCTTCAGCTGTTTCTAATTGATAGCGTAATAATAATAAGAAAGCTCCCAGTTGAACTGCTTCAACCTCATCATTTAGTACCATTAACATAGCGGTTTCGGCCTCTTCTAACGTGAGATGGCGTGAACCGTTTTGGCCTTTACCCAAAATGCGAATATATTGAGCAAAAGGATGTTCTATCGTATTGGGCTGTATCATTTTATTTATCATAAGCAATTTGTGGGTTTAGGTAGTCCAGCTAATTTAGCCGCTAGTTTAGCAGGACTACCATTAAATAATAAGTTTAATGTCAAACTATTGATCTGTTGTGTGGGTAGTTGTTGATTTAAATATTTAATCAGTGGCCGATTAGAGGGTGAAAGGGCGTATTGCTGATAAAAAGCACGTAGCAGCTCTATAATTTGCCAGTGTGATTCTGTCAATGTAATAGATTCGCGCTCTGCCAGAGCGTTAGCTACAGCGGGTGACCAATCTTGTAAATTGATTAGATAGCCTTCATCATCGAGCATAATATCTTGATGATTAACCGTAAGTTTCATGACCAAGTAACAACCTTTTTATATTCAGTGCAGAGCCTAACAAAAGCCGAATAATCAACGATTTTAATATCATGTGATGTTGAGTCTATAGCTCTAGCTGTCATATCTTCATTTAATGCATAAATTGTAACGGGTAACTGTTTTATCTTCATTAAAAAAACTGTATTGGGTTGTAATGCATAGACAGCATCACCCGTTAATAAGATGCCATCATGTTCGTGAATAAACGCTAGTACCGTATCAAATGTATTACCTAGAAAGGGGCTTTTATTTAGTAAATGTAAAGTATTCATTAGCTAGTAATCACAGTGTCATAATGAACTAAAAGCGAGTTTAGTTCTTCTTGTTGGACTAGTTTAACAGGCTCTAATAATTGTTGTTGGCTTAGACCACGAACATATAAGTGTTGTTCAACGATAAAAATTTCTGTGATACCAAATAAAGGTAGTGCTTGCAAGTTCGATGTAATATTTTTTTGCTCAATAGCTTGAGGTTGCTGATCTTTTACGAGTTGAAAAACACCATCTTCTAAAAATAATATGCTAATCGGTAAATCAAAGGCACTTCCAGAAAAAGCTAAATCGAGTGTTTCTTTGACTGTGGCGTTACTCCAAGGGGCTTGTTGGCAAATAATTAACATTGATCTAGCCATTAAGCATCTCCTGCAAAGGTAATAAAACGATCGCTGTCTTGAATAGCCTCATGTAGTTGCCCTAAACCGGCTAACTGCCAAGGTGGTGTGATAGAAGTTGCTACTTTTTTATAACGTTTAGTTTCTGTCGCATCTAATTGCCCACGTCTTAATGCGGCAGCAATACAAACAACAGCATCAAGTTTATTTTCTTCAATGAATGATTGCCATTCTTTATGAGTATCTAACTCATCTTGTGGAATAACGAGACTATTAATAGCATTATAAATACCATCGTGATAAAAAAATAAACGCACAATATCATGTTTGGAGGCTAAGACTTCTTGAGAAAAGCGCAAGGCTCTTCTTGAAGCAGGAGTCTGAGGGGGTGCATAAATAGCAATTGTAAACTTCATAAATACCCATACAAAAAAGCCCGCATAGCGGGCTCTTTTAATGATTAATACTTAGTCGTTAGAAGCAACACCTAAGATACTTAATAAACTAACAAAAATATTATAAATAGAAACGAATAATGTAATCGTTGCCATAATATAGTTGGTTTCGCCACCGTTAATGATTTCGCTGGTTTGGTATAAAATAACCGCTGAAGAGAATAAAATAAAACCAGCACTTAATGCTAAGTATAAGCCAGGAATATTAGTGAAAAAGCTTAATACCATAGCACCAAGTAGTATGAAACAACCAACAGTAATAAAGTTACCTAAGAAGCTCATATCTTTGCGTGTAATTAAAACAAACGCAGATAATCCCAAAAATGCAAAGGCAGTTAAACCTAAAGCTGAGGTAATAATGCTTGCACCATTTGGCAAGTACAAATACATATTAAGTGTTGGTGCTAGTGTGAACCCCATAAAGCCAGTAAAAGCGAATGTACTCGCCAAGCCCCAAATAGAGTTTCTTAATTTCATGGTTAAAAACATTAAACCATAAGTACCAATTAATAAAACCCAGATACTTAAACGTTGTACATTCATTGCCATAGCTGCATAACATGTTAATGCCGAGAACGCCAAAGTCATAGCGAGTAATGTATAAGTGTTACGTAGCACCTTCGTGATTTGTGATTGACCTACTTGGTCAATATAGTTATCACTGGCTACTGTATACGTTCTTGGCTCATGAGAGTCATAACGATTATTCATAAATAAAAATTCCCCTTTGATAGTAAAAATATCTTAATATTGTTAGTATTTTATCTTCATTATATAAATAATATAGACTTATTTAAAAAAAA
Coding sequences within it:
- the mprF gene encoding bifunctional lysylphosphatidylglycerol flippase/synthetase MprF, with amino-acid sequence MLKRTNLSDDSCSVSPNKETGLIAFLRRNQQRLGIIFTVVVFILALTTFAHLVEDIDRQSLSHALSNVSWLTIGIAILAAMTSYSMILGYEWSASRYANAKLSLPTLALGGLSAAAIGNALGFSMLTGGSVRYRTYSKKNISAIAIIQMTVFASLSLGVALPPIAAIMAFTDIDYSAKALHINETLLIIIAGAIIAGYTIFLAIASRFISKEHPSIDSRYLCLGPLNLRVPNLRLTLLQFVITFLDVLAAGTVLYCLLPASVSIPFGTFLTVYLLALAAGVLSHVPGGLGVFEVVLLAAFKEQLDQPGLLAALLLYRLIYVVMPLVIACLVLLVIEARNFASHQTNKLSTNAAPQIALLVLISGIYLVFSGIVPERVSYLRELSNIFPNIMINSAHLIASLIGFFCLIAAQGLWRRLASAWRITLALTIAGTVFSLIKGLDWQIALLLSFTTVNLITFRKIFYRQSKLMDATYSKPTIIVLGCTLAVSIWLYCFTYRYTPYSNELWWQFGLYNDVSKGLWALLANTIIFALVIISWLLYTSPPKILTPTDAQLTLAKHIIAASNQPYGALVFGKDKDVLFHPLQDSFIMYAGHDRSLVALSDPVGNPKTTTELIWQFRDYCDLHNVNPVFYQIKPDDLSDYMDIGLVIVKLGKEAILNLKQFDIETKPEFKEIQQIGNDNNLTLKIYNAGELPFEKMKTIIDSSSHKEQQRGFLVGKLTPEYLQHFRIAAIDFKGEIIAFMNLLETNTQEISTIDLIQIQNNAPKFTMEYLLLSVIGSLQQEGLKYFSLGLTPDTELKPNKNGPMAYRLGSLIFRRSHLLYNINGLNRFKDKFDFEWQIRYMAIPARLDPFVALTDVASLISGGLTTAIER
- a CDS encoding phosphohexomutase domain-containing protein (capsular polysaccharide biosynthesis protein; catalyzes the formation of D-mannose 6-phosphate from alpha-D-mannose 1-phosphate), whose product is MSQLTCFKAYDIRGQLGTQLNEEIAYRIARAFAQWLKPTSIVLGGDIRATSSSLKAALASGLRDEGVNVFDLGLTGTEEIYFATTYLKTSGGIEVTASHNPIDYNGFKFVREESRPISADTGLKEIQALAETLSYNLVDGKDPSIDESKRGKYEQVNTREAYVKHLLSYIDLTTLKPLKLVVNPGNGVAGPVIDALEKALKAANAPIEFIKINFEPDGTFPNGIPNPILVENRDVTRNAVLQHKADAGIAWDGDFDRCFLFDEQGQFIEGYYIVGLLAEAFLQKEQGAKIILDPRMTWNTLEIIEKNQGHAVKTKAGHAFIKESMRNHDAIYGGEMSAHHYFRDFFYCDSGMIPWLLVIELMCRKQKPLSALVNERITAYPSSGEINLTVSDAKKVIEAVEKKYSPSAMQIEHIDGLGVNYEDWRFNLRSSNTEPVIRLNVESRHNSSLLTEKTEELLAFIKAI
- the galU gene encoding UTP--glucose-1-phosphate uridylyltransferase GalU yields the protein MISKCLFPAAGYGTRFLPVTKAMPKEMLPIVNKPLIQYAVEEAKEANLGHMAIVTGRGKRALEDHFDISYELEKQIAGSSKEYLLDGIRDLIAHCTFSYTRQIEMKGLGHAILTGKQLIGDEPFAVVLADDLCINIDGEGVLSQMVKLYNQFRCSIVAVEEVPKEEISRYGVIEGKMISDDLYTVTNMVEKPSPEEAPSNLAIIGRYILTPDIFKILENTPPGKNGEIQITDALLTQAKQGCVIAYKFKGHRFDCGSAEGFIEATNFCYENFYKKNC